The stretch of DNA ATTGAGTAAACCCGAAATAAAGACAGCAAACGAGATGAAAAAGCCAATACTGCTTAAATCACGTACTTGGGTTACTATACAGACAGCAGGCGATAGCCTGGGTTTGATTTTAAATGGTAAGCCTTACTCTATCCGCTTTGAACCTAATAAAGAATACTATTTCGTTCTTCAGGCAAATTACACAGGGTGGGTGATTACTGAAAAGTCGGAGCGAGAGTTCATTCTAACGGCTGCCGTTAATTCCGCAAAAGGGCCTGAAATATATGTGCTAAGTAGTGTTACAGATTGACTCATTTTAATGTTGAAGCTGTTTAGGCTTTCTTTTTTCGGTTGATTCTTCTTAAAAACAACACTACAAAGGCCAGCCAGTGGAACGAAAGCCAATTCTCAATATTCGTTTCGTAACGGACCAGCAACGTTTTGAAGCTGTCCAGCCAAGCGTTCGCCTGCTCAATAACGGTGCGCCGTTTATAAAGTTCTTCGTCAAAATAGGTCCACTCAGTCAATGGGCCACCTGCCGAGCGGGGATTAGCCGCAAGGTTCGCCTGAATATCCCGTTGCTCACAAGCCAGCCGTAAGGTATGGGCATCAAACCCGCTATCCGCATTGAGAAACAGCCCTTTAAGACTAATCTGAACCGATTCCAGCAGGAGGCATAGTTCCTCAAAAAGTTTGTCAATCTCAAAGAGGTCATGATGGTTGCCCGCCTGTGGAGTGGCGCAAGCCAATGGTACGCCCGCATTATCAGCCACAAACAAACTGGTTGTCGTCTTAGCCGCTTTACGGCCCTGATAGCCAACAGCTTGCCCGCCGTTTTTAACCCGGGTGTGGCTACCGTCAAGTTGAATGCTCGACAAATCCAGAAATCGCTTGTTGAGCCGCAAGACGTTCAACCAAACTCGTTTCCAGCCGGGCCGCCGGAGCGGAGCCATCCTTACGCCACTCATTAAAGTGATAGTAAACGCCTTGCCAGGTCAGTTTCTCCCCATCAAAAAACTGCTTTACAGGCAGTTGGCGCCACTGGCAGCCCGTTTTGAGTTTGTAGATGATGGCCTCGATCAAGGCTATCGGGTCTACTTTGATGTCTTTCCCTCGCTGGCCCAGACTCAGGTGGGGCAGTATCCAGGTTTCAATCGTAACTTTGTCCAAGACTTCCATGAAGAGCAAGAATTTGTGTTTCGCACCTCAAATTTCGCACTTCTTCGGAAGTCTTTTTCATTATCCTAAACAGCTTCGTTGATTACAGACTATGTCTACGATCAACACTACTTGAACACTCCCTCCGGGTCGGGCATTTTGGCTAACAACTCGTTCAGGTAGCTCAGGTCAAGCCCCGACAGGTCAATAGCGCGGGCTTTGTGAAAATACGACCAGGCTTTGGCGTAGTCGGCTTTCAGATAATTCAACAGTGATAACTTCTGGTAGGGCGTGGCATGGGCCGGATTCAGCACAACGGCTCGTTGCAGATGCTGGTCGGCTTCGGCCAATACGTCTGGGTCGGCTTTTTCCTGATAATACTTTAGTTGCACCGTTGCCAGGTCGGTCATCAGCGTGGCGTTGCTATCGGCTACGGTCAGCCCGCGTTTCAACATCCGAATAGCGTCGGGCAGGCGATCTTTCTGATAGCTGACCACGCCCAGACCCCAGTAAGCATCGGGATTGCGGTCGTTAAGCAGCCACGCCAGATTGAAGCGGTAGGCAGCCGTATCCAACTGCCCGTCCATCACATAATCCCAGCCCCGGTTGGCAAAAAATTCGCTCGCTTCGGTTCGGCTGGCAAAATTGCGGTCACAATCATTCAGAAAATGAATTTCGGCATCGATCTGAGCGGCTGTTTTTGAGCGTTCACCAAAAAGTGGGAGCGTATTTGGGTCGCCAGTGGTTTCGGCTACTGCGTTAGTCTGAGCGGTAGCAGGAGCAGCTTCAGCCGTAGTTCCCGGCTGTGGCACGGACACGGTTGTTGTATGGCTCACTGTGCGGGCCGTTGACGGGCGTGCCGAGGTAATAAGCTGTTTTGGCTGCGCTAACGACAGAAAAGGCATGGCAACCAAACTCAACTGTACCAGATTCATCCGAACGTTCATACTCGCTAACACTGGGGCATTGTTTCGGTAAAACGAAAGGGGAAACCAAGTTAGTACATCTTTGGCAGATTAACGACGCCCCCCACGCGGCCCGGCGCGTTTGGCACCGCCCGGCTTCGCTCCTGCGCCGGGCCGACTGCCGCCCGAACGTGGTCCAGCAGGCCGGGAAGCCGTTTTTCCGCCACCCGATGACCGGCTTTTATTTTTTGCCCCTCCTCGTCCTTCCGGTGTATTTTTAAGTTTTTTATCATGAAAAGCTCCCAGAAAAGTGGGATCTTCTTTCCGACGTTGTTCATCCATTTCGCGCAGCATCGCCTGCTGCTCATCAAACGGCGTTTCTGTTACCTCAACTTCCATTGGCATCGGTTGGCGCGGAATGGTCATCCGAATAATTCGCTCAATCTTCTGTACGTGGTAATCTTCTGCTGTGGTGACAAATGTGATGGCCTCGCCCGTATGATTCGCCCGGCCTGTGCGCCCGATGCGGTGTACGTAATCTTCGTAAATCAGCGGCACGTCGAAATTGATGACATGGCTCACTTCGGCCACGTCGATGCCGCGTGCGGCTACATCGGTGGCAACCAGAACGCGAATGTTTCCTTCCTTGAAGGCTTCCATTGAGTTGATACGCGTATTCTGACCTTTGTTGGCGTGAATCACCCGAATCTGATTGTCGTCCACCACTTTCCGTGCCAGAAACTTATAAATGTTTTCGGCAGTGGTTTTAGTGCGGGCAAAGACGATGCCGCGCTGAAACGAAGCACGCGTGACGAGGTATTCGAGCAGGTTGATTTTAGTGCGGAAATTAGGCACCTCATAAATAAGCTGACTTACCATTTCGGCGGTCGATGCCTGGGGCGTAACCTCTATCCGAATCGGTGCTTCCAGAAACTCCGCCGACAGCCGCTCGACCCGAGCACCAAACGTGGCCGAAAACAGCAGATTTTGTCGCTTAGTAGGAATGACTTCCAGAATCGACCGAATCTGTGGCATAAAGCCCATGTCCATCATTTTGTCGGCTTCATCGAGCACCATCGTCCGAATATCTTTTGTGACGATATGGCCCAGCCGGTAGAGGTCCATGAAACGGCCCGGCGTGGCAACCAGCAAATCGACGCCTTTTTCGAGGGTTTCAATCTGCGTTTTGGGGCCAAGACCACCGTAAAGAGCCAAATGCCGTAAGTCGGTGTATTTGCCTAAATCGGATACGGCTTCGGCAATCTGCATCGCCAGTTCGCGGGTAGGAGCCAGAATCAATGCTCGTGGATTTTTGCCCTGAGCATACTTGATTTTCATGAGCAGCGGCAATAAATAAGCCGCCGTTTTGCCTGTGCCAGTTTGGGCAATGCCCAGCACGTCGTGATTGCCTAAACTCAGCGGAATGGTTTTCTGCTGAATCGGTGTCGGCTCCGTGTAACCGAGGTCGGCCACGGCGTTCAGCAGTTGCTTATTTAACTCAAATTGGTCGAACGAAGTAATTTCCATAAAAGTCTGGGTCAGGCCGAGGTCTGGCCCGTCGATAGTTACACGGGTATGCCGAAGGTTGGTTCAGCCGTTAAAAATTTTTCAAAACCCGCTCAACACCACTAACATAGCCGGAGCCGAACAGATTCACGTGAACAAGTAATGGATATAGATTGTAGATGGCAACACGCTCCTCGAAGCCGCTAATGAGCGGGAAGGCTTCATCGTAGGCATCGTAAAACCGCTGCTCAAAACCGCCGAACAGCCGCGTAAAGGCCAGTTCGGCTTCGCGGTAGCCGTAATACACCGCCGGGTCGATGAGGGCAGGCCGACCGTCGTCGGTGACGAGCGTGTTGCCCGACCAAAGATCGCCGTGCAGCAGGGCTGGCCGTTCGTTGGGCAGCAAATCGGGTAAGCATGTGCCAAGCCGAAGTAGTGCGTCATAGGCTGTTTTCGGCAGCAGACCTTTATACAGGGCCATGCCCGCCTGTGGTAGCAGCCGTTGCTCGAAAAAGAACGCCGGGCCGTTGATTGTGAGCGGATTGGCCTGCGGAAGTAAGCCAATAAAATTATCGAAATGCAGTCCGAATCTGGGCTGCGTATGCGAGTGTAATTCGGCCAGCGATTGCCCCAGTGTTTCCCAATAGGTGCGGTTGGGAGAGCCGGGACCTATGTATTCCAGAATCAGAAACGACTGCCCGTTATGTTGCCCATAACCAATTACCTCCGGTATGGTGAGCGCGTCGGCCTGTCGAAGTAA from Spirosoma montaniterrae encodes:
- a CDS encoding transposase, which gives rise to MSSIQLDGSHTRVKNGGQAVGYQGRKAAKTTTSLFVADNAGVPLACATPQAGNHHDLFEIDKLFEELCLLLESVQISLKGLFLNADSGFDAHTLRLACEQRDIQANLAANPRSAGGPLTEWTYFDEELYKRRTVIEQANAWLDSFKTLLVRYETNIENWLSFHWLAFVVLFLRRINRKKKA
- a CDS encoding transposase, whose product is MEVLDKVTIETWILPHLSLGQRGKDIKVDPIALIEAIIYKLKTGCQWRQLPVKQFFDGEKLTWQGVYYHFNEWRKDGSAPAARLETSLVERLAAQQAISGFVEHST
- a CDS encoding tetratricopeptide repeat protein, whose product is MNVRMNLVQLSLVAMPFLSLAQPKQLITSARPSTARTVSHTTTVSVPQPGTTAEAAPATAQTNAVAETTGDPNTLPLFGERSKTAAQIDAEIHFLNDCDRNFASRTEASEFFANRGWDYVMDGQLDTAAYRFNLAWLLNDRNPDAYWGLGVVSYQKDRLPDAIRMLKRGLTVADSNATLMTDLATVQLKYYQEKADPDVLAEADQHLQRAVVLNPAHATPYQKLSLLNYLKADYAKAWSYFHKARAIDLSGLDLSYLNELLAKMPDPEGVFK
- a CDS encoding DEAD/DEAH box helicase; the protein is MEITSFDQFELNKQLLNAVADLGYTEPTPIQQKTIPLSLGNHDVLGIAQTGTGKTAAYLLPLLMKIKYAQGKNPRALILAPTRELAMQIAEAVSDLGKYTDLRHLALYGGLGPKTQIETLEKGVDLLVATPGRFMDLYRLGHIVTKDIRTMVLDEADKMMDMGFMPQIRSILEVIPTKRQNLLFSATFGARVERLSAEFLEAPIRIEVTPQASTAEMVSQLIYEVPNFRTKINLLEYLVTRASFQRGIVFARTKTTAENIYKFLARKVVDDNQIRVIHANKGQNTRINSMEAFKEGNIRVLVATDVAARGIDVAEVSHVINFDVPLIYEDYVHRIGRTGRANHTGEAITFVTTAEDYHVQKIERIIRMTIPRQPMPMEVEVTETPFDEQQAMLREMDEQRRKEDPTFLGAFHDKKLKNTPEGRGGAKNKSRSSGGGKTASRPAGPRSGGSRPGAGAKPGGAKRAGPRGGRR
- a CDS encoding fructosamine kinase family protein, which encodes MNFWGDEQFSFFESILFQALGQSVEVIETQFLSGGDINTAAQVFSSEGVFFVKWNHALDHPTLFETEARGLDLLRQADALTIPEVIGYGQHNGQSFLILEYIGPGSPNRTYWETLGQSLAELHSHTQPRFGLHFDNFIGLLPQANPLTINGPAFFFEQRLLPQAGMALYKGLLPKTAYDALLRLGTCLPDLLPNERPALLHGDLWSGNTLVTDDGRPALIDPAVYYGYREAELAFTRLFGGFEQRFYDAYDEAFPLISGFEERVAIYNLYPLLVHVNLFGSGYVSGVERVLKNF